Proteins co-encoded in one Kribbella qitaiheensis genomic window:
- a CDS encoding DUF4244 domain-containing protein → MSKALVAVRRFRKFNERGAATAEYAVTMVAACGIGGILIALLKSSAMLSLLKAIINFALKAAGLDVQI, encoded by the coding sequence ATGTCCAAGGCGCTGGTGGCAGTCCGCCGCTTCCGCAAGTTCAACGAGCGTGGCGCGGCGACCGCCGAGTATGCGGTGACGATGGTCGCCGCCTGCGGCATCGGCGGCATTCTCATCGCGTTGCTGAAGTCGTCCGCGATGCTTTCCTTGCTCAAGGCAATCATCAACTTCGCCCTCAAGGCCGCCGGGCTCGACGTCCAGATCTGA
- a CDS encoding TadE family protein, with protein sequence MLTTLWTRLHPRRGRDRGAVTAEVAFAIPVLLATMVFGLWMAGVVIANIRCIDAARDVARAIARGELPQSAQQLATHTAPEGATVSITHDGQDIHVTVTADVTPEWPLLAKLPPIHAQAQATIQSEPATPTTP encoded by the coding sequence ATGCTGACGACCCTCTGGACACGACTGCACCCTCGACGAGGACGCGACCGCGGCGCTGTGACCGCCGAAGTCGCCTTCGCCATACCGGTGCTCTTGGCAACTATGGTGTTCGGCCTCTGGATGGCCGGCGTGGTGATAGCGAACATCCGCTGCATCGACGCAGCAAGAGACGTAGCCCGAGCGATAGCCCGCGGCGAACTGCCCCAGTCAGCCCAGCAGCTAGCCACCCACACAGCACCCGAAGGCGCAACGGTCTCCATCACCCACGACGGCCAAGACATCCACGTAACAGTCACCGCCGACGTAACCCCCGAGTGGCCCCTACTCGCCAAACTCCCACCCATCCACGCCCAAGCCCAAGCGACAATCCAATCCGAACCAGCCACCCCCACCACCCCATGA
- a CDS encoding Rv3654c family TadE-like protein: protein MTTPNSPYPRPTPCRPTVRVGVPSCRPPTISRHCSELGAGTLLALWVAMALLSAGMVAVLWAAVSVGTHRVAAAADLVALSAAQALQSGEDDPCRTARRIAANQRVDLHSCQVEGETVAIEVGVVLHFGLLGSPTVSTPARAGPAG, encoded by the coding sequence ATGACCACCCCCAACAGCCCTTACCCGCGGCCCACCCCCTGCCGTCCGACCGTCCGTGTCGGCGTCCCGTCCTGCCGACCACCAACCATCAGCCGACACTGTTCGGAGCTGGGTGCTGGGACCTTGCTGGCCCTGTGGGTCGCGATGGCGCTCCTGAGTGCGGGAATGGTGGCTGTTCTCTGGGCTGCCGTGTCGGTCGGCACCCATCGCGTGGCGGCTGCTGCCGACCTGGTGGCTCTGAGCGCGGCGCAGGCCCTGCAGAGCGGGGAGGACGATCCGTGCCGAACAGCCCGGCGGATCGCCGCGAATCAACGGGTCGATCTCCATAGCTGTCAGGTCGAAGGCGAGACCGTTGCGATCGAGGTCGGGGTGGTCCTGCATTTCGGCCTCCTGGGATCGCCTACCGTCAGCACCCCCGCCCGCGCGGGCCCCGCCGGTTGA
- a CDS encoding response regulator transcription factor, with protein sequence MPDRIRLLLVDDQILSRGVLRSGLERERDLEIVAEVNRTDDVVGAAKRHRANVALLDTAGPGHDSIYVTTELRTSMPECRVLMLTTFGRPGHLRRGLDAGAKGFALKGSPTPQLADAVRRVHLGLRVVDANLAAETLQYTETPLNEGETSTLRAARDGGSVALMAQKLAVSERVVRTRLWSAIGKTGARTRADAIQIAEHNGWLAD encoded by the coding sequence TTGCCCGACCGCATCCGGCTGCTGCTGGTCGACGACCAGATCCTCAGCCGAGGCGTCCTCAGAAGCGGCCTCGAACGTGAACGGGATCTGGAGATCGTCGCCGAGGTCAACCGGACCGACGACGTCGTCGGCGCCGCCAAACGCCACCGCGCGAACGTCGCCTTGCTCGACACCGCCGGCCCTGGGCACGACAGCATCTACGTGACCACCGAACTGCGGACCTCGATGCCCGAGTGCCGCGTACTCATGCTGACCACCTTCGGCCGCCCCGGCCATCTCCGCCGTGGCCTCGATGCCGGCGCGAAGGGGTTCGCACTCAAAGGCAGCCCCACCCCTCAACTGGCCGACGCCGTCCGCCGGGTGCACCTCGGCCTCCGCGTCGTCGACGCCAACCTGGCCGCCGAGACCCTGCAGTACACCGAGACCCCTTTGAACGAAGGTGAGACCAGCACTCTGCGCGCCGCCCGCGACGGTGGCTCGGTCGCCCTGATGGCACAGAAACTCGCCGTCTCCGAACGCGTGGTCCGCACCCGCCTCTGGTCCGCCATCGGCAAGACCGGCGCCCGCACCAGAGCCGACGCCATCCAGATAGCCGAACACAACGGCTGGCTCGCCGACTAA
- a CDS encoding CehA/McbA family metallohydrolase encodes MAVTSYRQRWTLDDRASSVWHSLPVDIPPGCDGLSVTLTVPNVEGAVIDLGCEGASGWRGWSGGARQSFAITPTAATPGYVAGELEAGTWFVVIGLHRVPVEGVELVIEAVTGPVSVIPGLEEYAVLTAAVGVPARPPRRVLPAADGLRWVAGDFHAHSLHSDGSTPIANLAALGLSAGLDVMAITDHNTEAHHAELPGLGRQFGIGLIPGQEVTTDAGHANAFGAIGVIDFRRPASAWVTEVARRGGLLSINHPLGGDCSWRHPLPEHPPLAEVWHSSWLDHRWGGPVAWWQAWGLGSTTPIGGSDYHNPASLTTPGIPTTWIAIDAAAEGPDELVPAVLAGLAAGRTAISAGYDAPVVLHNGNELVVIDAPNTLLVTADGSRHAIRSDYETVPAPATTGTVLVGHDNRFLSVTN; translated from the coding sequence ATGGCCGTCACCAGCTACCGCCAGCGCTGGACCCTCGACGACAGGGCTTCATCGGTCTGGCATTCGCTACCGGTCGATATCCCACCTGGTTGTGACGGGCTGTCGGTCACCCTGACTGTCCCGAACGTCGAGGGCGCGGTGATCGACCTCGGATGCGAGGGTGCGAGCGGTTGGCGCGGCTGGTCCGGTGGAGCGCGGCAGTCCTTCGCGATCACTCCTACCGCTGCTACGCCTGGGTACGTAGCTGGTGAGCTGGAGGCTGGGACCTGGTTCGTGGTCATCGGGCTGCACCGCGTCCCCGTCGAGGGCGTCGAGCTGGTGATCGAGGCTGTCACCGGACCGGTCTCAGTGATCCCAGGACTGGAGGAGTACGCCGTGCTGACGGCGGCTGTCGGCGTACCGGCTCGACCGCCGCGCCGCGTATTGCCCGCTGCGGACGGGCTCCGGTGGGTGGCGGGTGACTTCCATGCGCACTCACTTCACTCGGACGGCTCGACCCCGATCGCCAACCTCGCGGCGCTGGGGTTATCCGCCGGGCTGGACGTCATGGCGATCACCGACCACAACACCGAGGCGCATCACGCCGAGCTGCCTGGGCTGGGCCGGCAGTTCGGCATCGGGCTCATCCCCGGGCAAGAGGTGACCACGGACGCCGGGCACGCGAACGCCTTCGGCGCGATCGGCGTCATCGACTTCCGCCGGCCGGCCTCCGCTTGGGTCACCGAGGTCGCCCGACGTGGTGGGCTGCTCTCGATCAACCATCCGCTCGGTGGTGACTGCTCCTGGCGCCACCCGCTCCCGGAGCACCCACCCTTGGCAGAGGTCTGGCACTCCTCCTGGCTGGACCATCGCTGGGGCGGCCCCGTCGCCTGGTGGCAGGCCTGGGGTCTCGGCTCGACGACTCCGATCGGTGGCAGCGACTACCACAACCCTGCTTCCTTGACCACGCCCGGAATCCCGACTACCTGGATAGCCATCGACGCCGCCGCCGAGGGTCCCGACGAACTGGTCCCCGCAGTACTGGCAGGGCTGGCGGCCGGCCGCACGGCGATCTCCGCCGGGTACGACGCTCCGGTCGTGCTCCACAACGGCAACGAACTGGTCGTCATCGATGCCCCCAACACTCTTCTGGTCACCGCTGACGGCAGCCGTCACGCCATCCGGAGCGACTACGAAACCGTCCCTGCTCCCGCCACCACCGGCACGGTCCTGGTCGGCCACGACAACCGCTTCCTCTCCGTCACCAACTGA
- a CDS encoding ABC transporter ATP-binding protein encodes MAGIDIEGLATVYPNGVRAVDGLDLTVADGEFFALLGPSGCGKTTLLRTIAGLESATEGTVRIDSADVTRTEPGKRGVAMVFQDYALFPHMTVSENITYPLKVRRVAAATRASVAEKTGDELSLQGLLERRPAQLSGGQQQRVALARAIASEGKVLLLDEPLSNLDARLRLEARTFLKKLQKDLGITTVFVTHDQAEALALADRIAVMQSGKLRQLGSPREVFARPTNTFVANFIGSTPMNLLPGTVASHGVSVSGGSLPATTGSVPAGAEVTVGIRPEYLTLSTGDVSGPAIRGSVVVAENLGTQSLVTVDCSGTLIGVTVPEEDEPSPGTPVVLTASEQRVLLYDKESGELLARQPAAAV; translated from the coding sequence ATGGCCGGCATCGACATCGAAGGCCTCGCGACCGTCTACCCGAACGGCGTCCGCGCCGTCGACGGGCTGGACCTGACGGTGGCCGACGGCGAGTTCTTCGCCCTGCTAGGTCCGTCCGGTTGCGGCAAGACGACGCTGCTGCGGACCATCGCCGGACTGGAGTCCGCGACCGAGGGAACGGTACGGATCGACTCGGCCGACGTGACCAGGACCGAGCCCGGCAAGCGCGGGGTGGCGATGGTCTTCCAGGACTACGCCCTGTTCCCGCACATGACGGTCTCGGAGAACATCACCTACCCATTGAAGGTACGACGGGTCGCGGCGGCTACCCGGGCCTCGGTCGCGGAGAAGACCGGTGACGAGCTGTCCCTGCAGGGACTACTCGAGCGGCGGCCGGCTCAGCTGTCCGGTGGTCAGCAGCAGCGGGTCGCGCTGGCGCGAGCGATCGCATCCGAGGGCAAGGTGCTCCTGCTGGACGAGCCCCTGTCGAACCTGGACGCGCGGCTCCGGTTGGAAGCGCGGACGTTCCTGAAGAAGCTGCAGAAGGATCTCGGCATCACCACGGTCTTCGTCACCCACGACCAGGCCGAGGCGCTCGCGCTGGCCGACCGGATCGCCGTGATGCAGTCCGGAAAGTTGCGGCAGCTCGGTAGCCCGCGCGAGGTCTTCGCGCGGCCCACCAACACTTTCGTGGCCAACTTCATCGGGTCGACGCCGATGAACCTGCTGCCCGGTACGGTCGCGTCGCACGGCGTCTCGGTCTCCGGCGGATCGTTGCCTGCGACTACTGGTTCGGTACCGGCCGGGGCGGAGGTGACGGTCGGCATACGACCGGAGTACCTGACACTGTCGACGGGCGACGTGAGTGGGCCGGCGATCCGCGGCTCGGTAGTCGTCGCCGAGAACCTCGGCACGCAGTCACTCGTCACCGTCGACTGCTCCGGCACGCTGATCGGCGTCACGGTGCCCGAGGAGGACGAGCCGTCTCCTGGTACGCCGGTGGTCCTCACGGCATCGGAACAGCGGGTCCTGCTGTACGACAAGGAGTCCGGCGAACTGCTGGCCCGTCAACCCGCTGCCGCCGTCTGA
- a CDS encoding carbohydrate ABC transporter permease, whose product MRPAYVDPAYIVRRIGFYVLICAITLFFAVPMLWIASAPFDKSPGLGVHWPDWTLDNVRKTLDHPYALHSMVNSLLICITTAVAVTAFAALASYALSRVRIPGRDALLYGLLLLSSVVTGTAAMVPIFVMMFQLGLIDSRFGVALVMTGGLLPAAIFILKDFVDAVPKSYEESARVFGASTLQILRDVVLPVARPGLATIMVWAFVNSWGNFLVPFLLIRSIDKQPGAVLLQTFTDEGGSANLSVIPVFSLLFSIPVVVLYLLVNSRYGFRFHGGIKS is encoded by the coding sequence ATGAGGCCGGCGTACGTCGACCCTGCCTACATAGTGCGGCGGATCGGCTTCTATGTGCTGATCTGTGCGATCACGCTGTTCTTCGCAGTACCGATGCTGTGGATCGCTTCGGCGCCCTTCGACAAGTCACCCGGGCTGGGCGTGCACTGGCCGGACTGGACGTTGGACAACGTCCGCAAGACGCTCGACCATCCGTACGCACTGCACTCGATGGTGAACTCGCTACTGATCTGCATCACCACAGCTGTGGCCGTCACCGCCTTCGCCGCGCTGGCCAGCTACGCGCTGTCCCGGGTGCGGATCCCTGGGCGGGACGCCTTGCTGTACGGGCTGTTGCTGCTCTCGTCGGTAGTCACCGGGACCGCTGCGATGGTGCCGATCTTCGTGATGATGTTCCAGCTCGGGCTGATCGACTCCCGGTTCGGTGTCGCGCTGGTGATGACCGGCGGCCTGTTGCCGGCGGCAATCTTCATCCTGAAGGACTTCGTCGACGCAGTACCGAAGAGCTACGAGGAGTCGGCGCGGGTGTTCGGCGCCTCTACGCTGCAGATCCTGCGGGACGTGGTGCTGCCGGTCGCGCGGCCCGGCCTCGCGACCATCATGGTCTGGGCGTTCGTGAACTCCTGGGGCAACTTCCTGGTGCCGTTCCTGCTGATCCGGTCGATCGACAAGCAGCCGGGCGCGGTCTTGCTGCAGACCTTCACCGACGAGGGCGGCAGCGCCAACCTCTCGGTGATCCCGGTCTTCTCGCTGCTGTTCTCGATCCCGGTGGTCGTGCTTTATCTGTTGGTGAACTCGCGCTACGGGTTCCGCTTCCATGGAGGGATCAAGAGCTGA
- a CDS encoding carbohydrate ABC transporter permease, which produces MTTASAPVPGRPARVRAPAQDVAGLGITRAVGFLAPALLLIGAFLVFPAIWTIYIGITNYRLTGVEAVSPSIVGLSNYTKALNDALFHNALWLTVLFVLGSAIIGQNILGFALAWTMRRARPAVRRTVEGFVLLAWILPSTVVAYLWIAFFDRDTGTLNSILGTQGTAWLIDYPMVCLILFNTWRGTAFSMMLYSSALQAVPPSQLESARMVGASGWQTLRDVVFPHIRGHVLTNTLLISLWTANDFSPFLLTKGGPNHESETVPVYIYNVALQGGELGYSSAISFLLLIANLLVALLYLRLLRRRS; this is translated from the coding sequence ATGACGACAGCATCCGCACCCGTGCCGGGACGCCCGGCACGGGTCCGTGCTCCGGCCCAGGACGTCGCCGGGCTCGGCATTACCCGAGCCGTCGGCTTCCTGGCCCCGGCCCTGCTGCTGATCGGCGCCTTCCTCGTCTTCCCGGCGATCTGGACGATCTACATCGGCATCACGAACTACAGGCTGACCGGTGTCGAGGCCGTCTCGCCTTCGATCGTCGGGCTGTCCAACTACACGAAGGCCCTGAACGACGCGCTGTTCCACAACGCGCTCTGGCTGACCGTGCTGTTCGTGCTCGGGTCGGCGATCATCGGCCAGAACATCCTCGGCTTCGCGCTGGCCTGGACGATGCGCCGCGCGCGACCGGCAGTACGCCGTACGGTCGAGGGGTTCGTCCTGCTGGCCTGGATCCTGCCGTCGACCGTGGTGGCGTACCTGTGGATCGCGTTCTTCGACCGGGACACGGGCACGTTGAACAGCATCCTCGGGACGCAGGGCACCGCCTGGCTGATCGACTACCCGATGGTCTGCTTGATCTTGTTCAACACCTGGCGAGGCACGGCGTTCTCGATGATGCTCTACTCGTCCGCGCTGCAGGCGGTGCCACCGTCGCAGCTGGAGTCGGCCCGGATGGTCGGAGCCTCTGGCTGGCAGACGCTGCGGGACGTGGTGTTCCCGCACATCCGCGGGCACGTGCTGACCAACACGCTGCTGATCTCGCTGTGGACCGCCAACGACTTCTCGCCGTTCCTGCTCACCAAGGGCGGGCCGAACCACGAGTCCGAGACAGTGCCGGTCTACATCTACAACGTCGCGCTGCAAGGCGGTGAGCTCGGCTACTCGTCGGCCATCTCCTTCCTGCTGCTGATCGCGAACCTGCTGGTCGCGCTGCTCTACCTGCGACTGTTGAGGAGGCGCTCATGA
- a CDS encoding ABC transporter substrate-binding protein encodes MRRISRLSRLAVLGSAATLLLTGCLGSSGDKSGDQDANRNSDAKKVELTIGANSVKGGKSSAGATFTEDVLIPKFVEAQKAKGVDVTVKFQGDGSDDEVYKQKLALNLSNKAGPDLFNLDGIWVGEFAQAGYIKPLTDTVGDAAKVDDWDGWKQIPESVQQLGSYDGKRYGLPGGTDGRVLFFNKKLFHQAGLPADWQPKSWDEIISAAQALKKLPGVTPVQINAGTAMGEATAMQGVLPLLVGTGATINSDGKWLGNTTQVRQVLDFYKSIYGGGPGRPGAAARGQGPGQVVRRVRREQDRHPARE; translated from the coding sequence ATGCGACGAATCTCGCGGTTGTCCCGGCTGGCCGTCCTCGGCTCGGCCGCCACCCTGCTGCTGACCGGCTGTCTCGGTTCGTCCGGCGACAAGTCCGGCGACCAGGACGCGAACCGCAACTCCGACGCCAAGAAGGTCGAGCTGACGATCGGCGCGAACTCGGTCAAGGGCGGCAAGAGCAGCGCCGGCGCGACCTTTACCGAAGACGTCCTGATCCCCAAGTTCGTCGAGGCCCAGAAGGCCAAGGGCGTCGACGTCACGGTGAAGTTCCAGGGCGACGGCTCGGACGACGAGGTCTACAAGCAGAAACTCGCGCTCAACCTGTCCAACAAGGCCGGCCCTGACCTGTTCAACCTCGACGGCATCTGGGTCGGCGAGTTCGCCCAGGCCGGCTACATCAAGCCGCTCACCGACACGGTCGGCGATGCCGCCAAGGTGGACGACTGGGACGGGTGGAAGCAGATCCCGGAGTCGGTCCAGCAGCTCGGCTCGTACGACGGCAAGCGGTACGGCCTACCGGGTGGCACCGACGGCCGGGTGCTGTTCTTCAACAAGAAGCTCTTCCACCAGGCCGGATTGCCGGCCGACTGGCAGCCGAAGTCGTGGGACGAGATCATCAGCGCGGCTCAGGCGTTGAAGAAGCTCCCCGGCGTCACCCCGGTCCAGATCAACGCCGGTACGGCGATGGGCGAGGCCACCGCGATGCAAGGTGTGCTGCCGCTCCTGGTGGGTACCGGCGCGACCATCAACAGCGACGGCAAGTGGCTCGGCAACACCACACAGGTCCGGCAGGTGCTCGACTTCTACAAGAGCATCTACGGCGGCGGCCCTGGGCGACCCGGTGCTGCAGCGCGAGGCCAAGGGCCGGGACAAGTCGTTCGCCGAGTTCGCCGCGAACAAGATCGGCATCCTGCTCGAGAGTGA
- a CDS encoding ricin-type beta-trefoil lectin domain protein: MIIRRILSRTGVAVLAVSVALATAIPAQAAAPSQPVGPPPGVEVGVVKQIASRADTRYCLTFVTANKVPMAVMMACAPGKEGKTQEWVRTAKGQLQVAMSKSVGGALAKTGACLDTGADLVTPPADAPVLVLPCRDGAGQKWNYDESSGSFTNAASGLALSSLLGKGKAKQAQPTGDLAATGAPYQGWSALPLPGLDILGAILALVNALLASLGLALPLPIANAATSLLDLVRAKSPVPAQMTTLPKQMMQLARR; encoded by the coding sequence TTGATCATCCGTAGAATTTTGAGTCGCACCGGCGTCGCAGTGCTCGCCGTCAGCGTCGCCCTGGCCACGGCCATCCCGGCGCAGGCAGCCGCACCGTCCCAGCCGGTAGGCCCACCACCGGGCGTCGAGGTGGGCGTCGTGAAGCAGATCGCCAGCCGGGCCGACACCCGCTACTGCCTCACCTTCGTCACCGCGAACAAGGTGCCGATGGCAGTGATGATGGCGTGCGCTCCTGGCAAGGAGGGCAAGACCCAGGAATGGGTCCGCACCGCCAAGGGCCAGCTGCAGGTGGCGATGAGCAAGAGCGTCGGTGGCGCCCTTGCCAAGACAGGCGCCTGCCTGGACACCGGCGCGGACCTGGTCACGCCGCCGGCGGACGCGCCGGTTCTGGTGCTGCCCTGCCGCGACGGGGCCGGCCAGAAGTGGAACTACGACGAGAGCAGCGGCTCCTTCACCAACGCGGCGAGTGGACTGGCACTCAGCTCGCTGCTCGGTAAGGGCAAGGCCAAGCAGGCCCAGCCGACCGGCGACCTGGCGGCCACCGGCGCTCCGTACCAGGGCTGGAGCGCACTGCCGCTGCCGGGCCTGGACATCCTTGGCGCGATACTGGCACTCGTGAACGCACTGCTGGCATCGCTGGGCCTGGCCCTGCCGCTGCCGATCGCGAACGCCGCGACGAGCCTTCTCGACCTGGTCCGGGCCAAGAGCCCGGTTCCGGCGCAGATGACGACTCTGCCGAAGCAGATGATGCAGCTGGCCAGGCGCTGA
- a CDS encoding DEAD/DEAH box helicase: MATTTLAVCVRAVSGQMQNGGEAAVVLKRLAAGPGRAERLTHVEFVPPRQGQTGSWPRWVPPEVLSQLADAGVTEPWTHQVATAEAAYSGKHVVVATGTASGKSLGYLLPAFATLSIAQAASPHRRTASVLYLSPTKALAHDQLRAVSAYSVPGLRPTTLDGDSERTERDWARDHATYVLSNPDMLHRSVLPNHQRWARFLGCLQYVVVDECHHYRGVFGAHVAGILRRLRRVCAQYGAHPIFICASATVAEPAVWGERLTGLPMVEVVADGSPRGGISFGLWEPPLTTSRGENGAPVRRSATAEVADLLTDLVVSGVRTVAFVRSRRGAETVAMTARDNLAEVDPALANQVSAYRAGYLPEERRRLESMLQSGELTGVAATNALELGIDIAGLDAVLLSGWPGTRASLWQQAGRAGRTGGDALALLVARDDPLDTYLVRHPQAIFGRPVEATVFNPENPYVLGPQLCAAAQELPLTPADYEIFGATTENVIGQLVRQGLLRERPHGWFWTRRDRAVDAIDIRSAGGKTVQIVEDRTGRLLGTVDGGSAHASVHEGAVYIHAGESYLVRSLDLEGHAAIVEQASPDYSTFARDKTEIGILATERSSAWGSAELSRGWVQVTSQVISYQRKELVTGNILDEQPLDLPERTLRTKAVWWTMPDALVEGLGLTDVPGAAHAAEHASIGLLPLFATCDRWDIGGVSTAKHADTGRLTVFVYDGHPGGAGFAEHGYAAAREWLTATREAIAHCECMDGCPSCVQSPKCGNGNNPLDKGGAVALLTALLQA, translated from the coding sequence ATGGCCACCACTACGCTCGCGGTATGCGTGAGGGCGGTGAGTGGGCAGATGCAGAACGGCGGTGAGGCAGCGGTCGTACTCAAACGCTTGGCTGCCGGACCCGGCCGGGCAGAACGGCTCACCCACGTCGAATTCGTGCCACCACGGCAGGGACAGACCGGCAGCTGGCCGCGTTGGGTGCCGCCCGAAGTGCTGAGCCAACTGGCCGATGCCGGCGTGACCGAGCCGTGGACCCATCAGGTCGCGACAGCCGAGGCTGCCTACAGCGGCAAGCATGTGGTCGTTGCCACCGGCACGGCCTCCGGTAAGTCACTCGGCTACTTGCTGCCCGCCTTCGCCACTCTGAGCATTGCCCAGGCGGCGTCACCTCATCGGCGTACGGCGTCTGTTCTGTACTTGTCCCCCACCAAGGCGCTGGCGCACGACCAGTTGCGCGCAGTCTCGGCGTACTCCGTGCCCGGGCTGCGGCCGACCACGCTCGACGGTGACTCGGAGCGGACCGAGCGGGACTGGGCGCGCGACCACGCCACCTATGTATTGAGCAATCCCGACATGCTGCATCGATCGGTGCTGCCCAACCACCAGCGCTGGGCCCGGTTCCTCGGCTGCTTGCAGTACGTAGTGGTCGACGAGTGCCACCACTACCGCGGCGTGTTCGGCGCACATGTCGCCGGGATACTGCGCCGGCTCCGACGCGTCTGCGCGCAGTACGGCGCTCACCCGATCTTCATCTGTGCTTCCGCGACGGTTGCCGAGCCCGCGGTATGGGGTGAACGGCTGACAGGCCTGCCGATGGTGGAGGTGGTCGCGGACGGTTCACCCCGCGGCGGCATCTCCTTCGGGCTGTGGGAGCCGCCGCTGACCACGTCAAGAGGAGAGAACGGAGCGCCCGTACGCCGTTCCGCTACGGCTGAGGTCGCGGATCTGCTCACCGACCTGGTGGTGTCCGGGGTGAGGACGGTGGCCTTCGTCAGATCCAGGCGTGGCGCCGAGACGGTCGCGATGACGGCACGGGACAACCTTGCCGAGGTGGATCCCGCTCTGGCCAACCAGGTATCGGCGTACCGGGCTGGGTATCTCCCGGAGGAGCGGCGCCGGCTGGAGAGCATGCTGCAAAGCGGGGAGCTCACCGGAGTCGCAGCGACCAACGCACTGGAGCTGGGGATCGACATCGCTGGGCTGGACGCAGTACTGCTGTCTGGCTGGCCAGGGACGAGGGCGTCGCTCTGGCAGCAAGCAGGGCGAGCCGGGCGGACCGGTGGAGACGCGCTGGCGCTACTGGTCGCCAGGGACGACCCACTCGATACCTATTTGGTCCGGCACCCACAGGCGATCTTCGGACGGCCGGTCGAGGCGACCGTGTTCAACCCGGAGAATCCGTACGTGCTCGGGCCGCAGCTCTGCGCGGCAGCCCAGGAGCTACCGCTCACACCGGCCGACTACGAGATTTTCGGAGCCACCACCGAGAACGTGATCGGCCAGCTGGTCCGGCAAGGTCTGCTGCGGGAGCGGCCGCACGGCTGGTTCTGGACGCGGCGGGATCGGGCTGTCGACGCGATCGACATCCGCTCCGCCGGCGGCAAGACCGTGCAGATCGTGGAAGACCGGACCGGCCGGTTGCTCGGGACAGTGGACGGCGGTTCGGCCCACGCGAGCGTGCACGAGGGCGCGGTCTACATCCATGCCGGCGAGTCCTATCTCGTCCGCAGCCTGGATCTGGAGGGCCACGCCGCGATCGTCGAGCAGGCTTCCCCCGACTACAGCACGTTCGCCCGGGACAAGACGGAGATCGGCATCCTCGCCACCGAGCGGAGCAGCGCCTGGGGCTCGGCGGAGTTGTCGCGCGGCTGGGTCCAGGTGACCAGCCAGGTGATCTCGTACCAGCGCAAGGAACTCGTGACCGGCAACATCCTGGACGAGCAGCCGCTGGACCTCCCTGAGCGCACGCTGCGGACCAAAGCGGTCTGGTGGACCATGCCCGACGCCCTGGTCGAAGGACTCGGGCTGACCGACGTACCGGGGGCCGCGCACGCGGCCGAGCACGCGTCGATCGGGCTGCTTCCGCTGTTCGCCACCTGCGACCGGTGGGACATCGGCGGCGTCTCCACCGCCAAGCACGCGGACACCGGCAGGCTGACGGTCTTCGTGTACGACGGCCACCCGGGCGGGGCCGGATTCGCAGAACACGGCTACGCGGCGGCGCGCGAGTGGTTGACCGCGACACGTGAGGCGATAGCACACTGTGAGTGCATGGATGGATGCCCGTCGTGCGTACAGTCACCCAAATGTGGGAACGGGAACAACCCACTCGACAAGGGCGGCGCCGTAGCGCTGCTCACAGCCCTCCTTCAGGCCTAA
- a CDS encoding STAS domain-containing protein translates to MDLSLTTRTEGGRTVVEVGGEVDVYTAPKLRETLVSLVDAGQYELVVDLERVEFLDSTGLGVLVGGLKRVRTHDGSLSLVCTQERLLKIFRITGLTKVFDIHPDVASAI, encoded by the coding sequence GTGGATCTGTCGCTGACGACGCGCACGGAGGGCGGGCGCACCGTCGTCGAGGTGGGCGGGGAGGTCGACGTCTACACCGCGCCGAAGCTGCGCGAGACTCTCGTCTCGCTGGTCGACGCGGGGCAGTACGAGTTGGTTGTAGACCTTGAAAGAGTGGAGTTTCTGGACTCGACCGGACTGGGGGTCCTGGTCGGCGGACTGAAACGGGTGCGTACCCACGACGGGTCGCTGTCGCTGGTCTGTACGCAGGAACGGTTGCTGAAGATCTTCCGGATCACCGGCCTGACGAAGGTTTTCGACATCCACCCGGATGTCGCCTCGGCGATCTGA